The following nucleotide sequence is from Salinigranum halophilum.
AGTCCGGGCGGGAGGCCGGTCGCCGCCGCGGCGGTGGTGGTTTCGGCCGCGATTCTGGTCGCCTCGGCGCTGTCGGCGCTCGTCGTTGCGCCCTGGGCGGCTCGACTCCCGCTCTCGAGCAGGTACTGGACGAGGACGCTGGCGACCCCGAGGAGTCCGACGGCACCGAGCAGGCGCGTCAGCACGTCGCGGAGGCCGGCCGTCTCTGACTCGTGGGCGGCGACCACGACCAGCGGCTTGTCCGCCGGGGCGTACACTTTCATCTCCCGGCCCTTCTCCGAGTAGACCGTCTCGCACACTTCGACGAGGCCGGCGTCTTCCATCCGGCCGAGGTGGTACTGGACGTTCTGCAACGAGCTGTCGACCCGTGCGGCCACCTCGGACGCCGAGGCGGGGTCCTCGTGGAGCAGCGAGAGGATGCGTCGAGCGGTCCCCGACGAGAGCGCGCCGATGAGGTCGTCGGCGTCGGCCGAGTCGAGACCGATGACGCGCGGCGTGGCGTCGTCGGCCGCCGTGGAGGAGAGCGAGGGGAGCAATCGGGCCATGCCCGCCGTACGACACCGGAGGGCACAATCTTGTTGGTCGCGGGCGACGGCGACGGGGGGAAACCGAACGGCGCGTCGGGAGCGGCGCGGCGAGCGAACCGCGACGCGCAGGTCACCCGCGGTCGACCACGAGGACCCGGAGGTCGTTGACGTTCGTCCCCGTCGGGCCGGTCCGGATGACACAGCCGTGGCGGTCGAGTTCGGGGAGGGCGTCGTTGCGGTCGAGCGCGTCGCGGGCGGCTGTTCGCTCGTCGCGCCCGGTCAGCGTCGACTCGTCGACGACCGCACCGGCCACCTCGGTGCCGCCGTCTCTGCCGTCGGTGTCGACGCTCGCGAGGACACCCCGTCCCAACCGCCCCAGAGAGGAGCACTCGATGGCCGCGGCGAGGGCGTACTCGAGGTTGGGTCCGCCCTCGCCGTCCCCGCGGACGGTCACCGTCGTCTCGCCCCCCGAGAGGACGACCGCGGGCGGGTCGAGCGGTTCGCCCGTCGCCAACACCTCCTCGCCGACGGCGACGTGAGTCTTCGCGGCCTCGCGGGCCTCGCCGCGGACCCGCGAGGAGAGGACGAGTGTCTCGAGCCCCCGGCGTTCGGCCTCGTCGCGGGCGGCGTCGAGCGCCGTGAACCCGTCCGCCAGCACGTGGTTATGGACCCGGTCGAAGGCTGGGTCGCCCGGCTTCGGCGTCTCCGCGATTTCCCCGGCCGCGCCCCGTTCGAGCCGTTCTCGAACCGCGTCGGGGACCGAGAGGTCGTAGCGGGCCAGGACGTCGAGCGCGTCGTCGTACGTCGTCTCGTCGGGGACCGTCGGCCCGGACGCGACGACGCCGAGGTCGTTGCCGACCACGTCGGAGAAGACGAGCGACACCACGGTTGCGGGGGCGGCCCGACGGGCCAATCCCCCGCCCTTGAGCATCGAGAGGTGCTTGCGGACGGCGTTCATCTCGCCAATCTCCGCGCCGCTCTCGAGGAGCCGTTCCGTCGTCTCCTGGAGGTCCGAGAGCGAGATTCCCTCGGCCGGCGCGGGCAACAGGGCGCTCGCCCCGCCGGTGACGACGCAGAGGACGAGCGTCTCCTCGTCGGCCTGCGCGACGAGGTCGACGACGCGCCTGGTGCTCTCGACGCCCCGTTCGGAGGGGACCGGGTGGTCGCCCGGGAGGTGGTCGATTCGCTCCCCGGTGCCGGGGTCGTAGGTGACCACCGCCCCCGCGTCGATACGGTCGCCGAGGACGCGCTCGAGGGCCTCGGCGACGCCCGCGGCGGCCTTGCCGCCTCCGACGACGACACAGCGGTCGTACGCGGAGCAGTCGTAGACGGCGTCCGCCACGTGGAGGTCGTCGCCGTCGAGCCGGAGCGACGATTCGAGGACGCGCTCGGGGTGGGCGGCCGCGATACCCGCCTCGAGACAGGCGAGTGCCGCCTCGTGGCGCGCCGTCGGTGCGTTCGAAGCGAGGTTCATGCTGTGCGAGGCTCTCGCAGTGGGTAATAAAGTACCGACAAGCGTATGAGTCGCCGACGGAAAGACCGGGCAATGAGTCAGGACGCGGCCCCGTCACCCCGACAGGGGCGGGTGCAGGTCGTGGGGACCGCACACGTCTCGAAAGAGAGCGTGGCCGAGGTCGAAGAGACGATTCGGGCCGAGCGCCCGGACGTCGTCGCCGTCGAACTCGACGAGGGACGTTACCGCCAGCTGAAGGGCGGCACCCCCGACGACATCGAACCGGGCGACCTCCTCTCGGGCAACACGGTCTTTCAGTTCATCGCCTACTGGATGCTCTCGTACGTCCAGGCCCAACTGGGCGAGAAGTTCGACATCTCGCCGGGCGCGGACATGCTCGCGGCGGTCGACACCGCCGAAGCGGAGGGAATCGACGTCGCGCTCGTCGACCGCGACATCCAGACGACCATCCAGCGCTTCTGGGCGCGGATGTCCGTCGTCGAGAAGTTCCGGATGGTCGGCGGCCTCGCGTTCGGGGTCTCCGACGCCCGGGCCGTGGGCATCGTCGTCGGCCTCCTCGCCGGCCTCCTCGTCGGCCCGCTCGTCGGGCTCTTCGGGGGGGCCGTCGGCATCACCCCGTTCGTCCTCGGGCGGGTCGCCGGCGGCGCGATTCTCGCGGTCGCGGCTGGCCTCGCCGTCCAGACGCTCGCCGACGGGTTCACCGAGGGCGACGACGCGCTGTTTCTCGGCATCGGCGTCGGCCTCGCCGTTGGCCTCGTCGCCGGCGTCGGCCTCGGCCTCGCGGCCCCGCTCGTCGACCGGCTGAGCCCCTTCTTCGTCCGCGCCGTCGGGAGTCTCGCCATCGGCATCGGCATCGGCGTCACGCTCGGTGGCCTCGGGGGACTGGCCGCCCACCGCCTCGGCCTCGGCAGTCACGAGGAGGTCGAGGAGTTCGAGATGTCGGACCTCACCGACGCCGACGTGGTGAGCGTCATGATGGAGGAGTTCCGGGCCTTTTCGCCGGGCGGCGCGGAGGCGCTCATCGACGAGCGCGACGCGTACATCGCCCATCAACTGGTGGCGCTTCGACAGAACGGACAGCACGTCGTCGCCGTCGTCGGCGCGGGCCACCGCGCAGGCATCGAATCGTATCTGGAGAGCCCCGAGACGCTCCCGCCGATGGACTCGCTCGTCGGCGCGCCGACGAAGCGCGGCGTTCCGTGGGGGAAGATCATCGGGGTGGGCCTCTCGGTGGTGTTCGTCGGCTTCTTCGTCCTCCTGGCGATGGCCGGCGTCAGAAACGGCTTCCTCCTCCGGGTGTTCGCGGCGTGGTTCCTCATCAACGGTCTCTTCGCCGCCGCGGGGGCCAAACTGGCCGGCGCGCGGTGGCTCTCCGCGCTCGTCGGGGGTGCCGTCGCGTGGCTCACCTCGGTGAACCCGCTGCTCGCGCCGGGGTGGTTCACCGGATACATGGAGCTGCGACACACACCCGTGAACGTGACCGACATCGGCCGCCTGAACGAACTGCTCGCCGACGAGGCGCGCTCGATTCGGACCATCGTCGCCGACATGTTCGACGTGCCGCTCTTCCGGCTCATCATGGTCGTCGCCATGACGAACATCGGGAGCATCGTCGCCAGTCTGCTGTTCGTCGCGTACGTCCTGCCGCTGTTCGCGGCCGACCTGGGGGGCGTCGACGCCGTCACCCGGCTGATGCTCGACGGTGCGACGAACAGCGCGGACCTCATCTGGAGGGCGGTCACATGAGCGTCGGCAGCGCGCTCACCTTCTCCGACCGCGAACTGCGTGACCTCGCCATCGCGTGGGTCGCGCTCGGGGTCGCCTTCGCCGTCTTCTTCGCCGGCGGCGGCAGCGGACTCGTCTCGCTGCTCTCGCGCGGCGGGTTCGCCGTCGCCGTCGTCGTGAGCCTCCTGACCGCCGGTCTCGGCTTTCTCATCCACGAACTCGCCCACAAGGTCGTGGCCGTTCGCTTCGGGCAGGTCGCGGAGTTCCGCGCCGACTACGGCATGCTCTTTCTCGCCGTCGTGAGCGCGCTCGCCGGGTTCATCTTCGCCGCACCCGGTGCGGTCTATCACCGCGGCGTCTTATCGGACAAAGAACACGGCCTCATCGCGCTGGCCGGCCCCGCGGTCAATCTCGTCCTCGCCGTCGTGTTCGTTCCGGTGCTGCTCCTCGGCGTCTTCACGGGGAGCGGTTTCCTCGACCTCGTGGGGTCGCGCGGCGTCGCCATCAACCTCTTCCTGGCGGCGTTCAACCTGCTGCCGTTCGGGGCGCTCGACGGCCGGACGGTGCTCGACTGGAGCACGCCCGTCTTCGTCGCCGTCTTCGTGCCCAGCGTCGTCGTGACAATCCTCGTCGTGTTCGTCTTCGGCGTCGGGTTCTGAGGACGGGTGGGCTCGTCGTCCTCGTCGTTGGCTTCGACACTCGCCGCGCGATGAACATCCAACAGCCTGCGTCCAAGACCACGGTCCGAGCGTCGTCGCGCCGCCTGGCAGTCACCTCGTCGCCCGAATCTCACGGTCGTCTCACGCGAGGAGTCCGGCGACGACGCACCCGCCCCCCAGTCCGACGGACACGAACAGCCCAACGCTTCTCGCGAGTCGCTCCTGCCGTCGTTTCGCCCGTCCGGGGTCGTCGGTCCACTCCCCACTGGGAACGAAGTTCATCGTCCGGTGGGGACGCAGCGCTACGAGGCCTCCGATGAGCACGAAGAAGAGTCCGACAGAGAGGAGCGAGCCGTTCATCGGTTGTTCTCCTCGGCTGTTCGGCCGCCCCCCGAATAAACGGTCGGACGCACAACCTCGTTCGGTGGTTCGTGGACCAGACAGATTACACCGCACCTATTTACTGCCAGTCCTCCGACGGAGAGTCATGACCGGCGACGCCGAAGACCCGAACGACGAAATCCAGTACCACGTCGAACTCGCCCCCGGCGATATCGCCGGCCCCGTGCTCCTCCCCGGCAATCCCGAGCGCGTCGACGTCATCACCGACCTCTGGGACGACCACGAGGAGAGAGCACACCACCGCGAGTACCGGACGGCCACGGGCAGCTACGACGGCGCGCCCATCACCGTCACCTCCACTGGTATCG
It contains:
- a CDS encoding ArsR/SmtB family transcription factor, encoding MARLLPSLSSTAADDATPRVIGLDSADADDLIGALSSGTARRILSLLHEDPASASEVAARVDSSLQNVQYHLGRMEDAGLVEVCETVYSEKGREMKVYAPADKPLVVVAAHESETAGLRDVLTRLLGAVGLLGVASVLVQYLLESGSRAAQGATTSADSAEATRIAAETTTAAAATGLPPGLLFFLGGLVVILAAAVGWWYRSR
- a CDS encoding glycerate kinase type-2 family protein; amino-acid sequence: MNLASNAPTARHEAALACLEAGIAAAHPERVLESSLRLDGDDLHVADAVYDCSAYDRCVVVGGGKAAAGVAEALERVLGDRIDAGAVVTYDPGTGERIDHLPGDHPVPSERGVESTRRVVDLVAQADEETLVLCVVTGGASALLPAPAEGISLSDLQETTERLLESGAEIGEMNAVRKHLSMLKGGGLARRAAPATVVSLVFSDVVGNDLGVVASGPTVPDETTYDDALDVLARYDLSVPDAVRERLERGAAGEIAETPKPGDPAFDRVHNHVLADGFTALDAARDEAERRGLETLVLSSRVRGEAREAAKTHVAVGEEVLATGEPLDPPAVVLSGGETTVTVRGDGEGGPNLEYALAAAIECSSLGRLGRGVLASVDTDGRDGGTEVAGAVVDESTLTGRDERTAARDALDRNDALPELDRHGCVIRTGPTGTNVNDLRVLVVDRG
- a CDS encoding TraB/GumN family protein gives rise to the protein MSQDAAPSPRQGRVQVVGTAHVSKESVAEVEETIRAERPDVVAVELDEGRYRQLKGGTPDDIEPGDLLSGNTVFQFIAYWMLSYVQAQLGEKFDISPGADMLAAVDTAEAEGIDVALVDRDIQTTIQRFWARMSVVEKFRMVGGLAFGVSDARAVGIVVGLLAGLLVGPLVGLFGGAVGITPFVLGRVAGGAILAVAAGLAVQTLADGFTEGDDALFLGIGVGLAVGLVAGVGLGLAAPLVDRLSPFFVRAVGSLAIGIGIGVTLGGLGGLAAHRLGLGSHEEVEEFEMSDLTDADVVSVMMEEFRAFSPGGAEALIDERDAYIAHQLVALRQNGQHVVAVVGAGHRAGIESYLESPETLPPMDSLVGAPTKRGVPWGKIIGVGLSVVFVGFFVLLAMAGVRNGFLLRVFAAWFLINGLFAAAGAKLAGARWLSALVGGAVAWLTSVNPLLAPGWFTGYMELRHTPVNVTDIGRLNELLADEARSIRTIVADMFDVPLFRLIMVVAMTNIGSIVASLLFVAYVLPLFAADLGGVDAVTRLMLDGATNSADLIWRAVT
- a CDS encoding zinc metalloprotease — encoded protein: MSVGSALTFSDRELRDLAIAWVALGVAFAVFFAGGGSGLVSLLSRGGFAVAVVVSLLTAGLGFLIHELAHKVVAVRFGQVAEFRADYGMLFLAVVSALAGFIFAAPGAVYHRGVLSDKEHGLIALAGPAVNLVLAVVFVPVLLLGVFTGSGFLDLVGSRGVAINLFLAAFNLLPFGALDGRTVLDWSTPVFVAVFVPSVVVTILVVFVFGVGF